In Bacillus cereus ATCC 14579, a single window of DNA contains:
- a CDS encoding DUF1129 family protein has protein sequence MNAQDMIELNNKKRELLTPENEVAYSDMLVYLRLSNVPEQQMEELLLEILDHLIEAQAENKNAYDIFGDNLQSYCDELISALPTQTKLEKASLIGCSISLLLAIQFGINAIISFFMFFFEKNNTLSSPPFSILGTTLSVSIIILGILFILYLLKRYSFNQKMNWKRRILFGFAFATPFCSAVFLNIYFQKQPYLIYHLNFWQNALIAILFFILYKLLYKKSNF, from the coding sequence ATGAATGCACAAGACATGATTGAATTGAATAATAAAAAACGTGAGCTTCTAACACCTGAAAATGAAGTTGCTTATAGCGATATGTTAGTTTATCTTCGTTTATCTAACGTGCCAGAGCAACAAATGGAAGAACTGTTACTAGAAATATTAGATCACCTCATCGAAGCACAAGCAGAAAATAAAAACGCTTATGACATCTTTGGAGATAATTTACAATCTTATTGCGATGAACTTATATCAGCTTTACCAACTCAAACAAAGTTAGAAAAAGCCTCTTTAATTGGATGTTCTATTAGCTTACTTCTTGCTATACAGTTTGGCATAAATGCAATTATTTCATTTTTTATGTTTTTCTTTGAAAAAAACAATACATTATCAAGTCCGCCTTTTAGCATCCTTGGAACTACTTTGTCTGTTTCAATAATTATACTAGGTATACTATTTATTTTATATTTATTAAAGCGTTACTCCTTTAATCAGAAAATGAATTGGAAAAGAAGAATTCTATTTGGATTCGCATTTGCTACTCCATTTTGTTCCGCTGTATTCTTAAATATTTATTTCCAAAAGCAACCTTATCTCATTTATCATCTAAACTTTTGGCAAAATGCTTTAATTGCTATCTTATTTTTTATTTTATATAAATTACTATATAAAAAATCAAATTTTTAA
- a CDS encoding LacI family DNA-binding transcriptional regulator, which translates to MANIKQIAKTAGVSISTVSRVLNNHPYVKEEKRKRVLDAVEELNYAKNINAVHLIRGKTYTIGVMLPFINLPYFSTIIEGIGNEALLAGYHINLCQTNYDSIEEIRVLEMMKMKQFDGMIICSRTSSWEQIEPFAKFAPIISCEKMKHPLISSIYVDHYEGFRLGTAYLLSRGHEKIGICLARKTSVNSMEREKAFADTLRNEGKTLHPEWIFHQCYTMQDGAQILHRILNMKNRPTAIFTANDQVAAGLLTEARKHGIRVPEDLAILGFDNHEISKALEISTIEHPGLAMGSHAFSLFHKQIQSEQIVGSAKELSFHLIERETV; encoded by the coding sequence ATGGCCAATATAAAACAAATTGCTAAAACTGCTGGTGTATCGATATCAACTGTTTCTCGTGTCCTGAATAATCACCCTTACGTAAAAGAAGAAAAGCGTAAGCGTGTTCTAGATGCTGTTGAAGAATTAAACTACGCAAAAAATATAAATGCTGTCCATTTAATAAGAGGGAAAACATATACAATTGGCGTTATGCTTCCTTTCATTAACCTCCCCTACTTCAGTACGATTATTGAAGGAATCGGAAACGAAGCGTTATTAGCTGGGTATCATATTAATTTATGTCAAACGAATTACGATAGCATTGAAGAAATTCGTGTTCTTGAAATGATGAAAATGAAACAATTTGATGGGATGATTATTTGCTCCCGAACGAGCTCTTGGGAACAAATCGAACCTTTTGCAAAATTTGCCCCTATTATTTCATGTGAAAAAATGAAGCATCCCCTCATTTCATCCATCTACGTAGATCATTATGAAGGTTTCCGTCTTGGTACTGCCTATTTACTAAGTAGAGGCCATGAAAAAATCGGAATTTGTTTAGCAAGAAAAACAAGTGTAAATTCCATGGAGCGCGAAAAAGCGTTCGCCGATACACTTCGTAACGAAGGGAAAACGTTGCATCCTGAATGGATTTTCCACCAATGCTATACAATGCAGGACGGAGCACAAATACTCCATCGTATTTTAAATATGAAAAATCGTCCAACTGCTATTTTCACAGCGAACGATCAAGTTGCAGCTGGTTTATTAACAGAGGCTCGAAAACATGGTATTCGAGTACCTGAAGACCTTGCTATCCTTGGATTTGATAATCATGAAATTTCAAAGGCATTAGAAATTTCCACAATTGAACATCCCGGTCTCGCAATGGGCTCACATGCTTTTTCTTTATTCCATAAGCAGATCCAAAGCGAGCAAATTGTCGGCAGTGCAAAAGAACTTTCATTCCATTTAATTGAGCGAGAGACTGTCTAA
- a CDS encoding rhodanese-like domain-containing protein, producing the protein MSTTWIILLAVIVAFIGYTVWMYFYQKKLIKTLTEEEFRAGYRKAQLIDIREADEYNAGHILGARNIPLSQIRLRHKELRQDQPVYLYCQSGFRTGRAAQYLKKQGYKDFYQLQGGFKSWTGKIKKK; encoded by the coding sequence GTGTCAACAACTTGGATTATTTTATTAGCCGTAATCGTAGCATTTATCGGCTACACTGTATGGATGTACTTCTATCAGAAAAAATTAATTAAAACTCTTACAGAAGAAGAATTTCGCGCTGGCTACCGTAAAGCACAGCTTATCGATATTCGTGAAGCAGACGAATATAACGCAGGGCATATTTTAGGTGCACGTAACATTCCGTTATCACAAATTCGCCTTCGCCATAAAGAACTTCGTCAAGATCAACCTGTTTACTTATATTGCCAAAGCGGATTCCGTACAGGTCGTGCAGCGCAATACTTAAAAAAACAAGGCTACAAAGATTTCTACCAATTACAAGGCGGATTTAAATCTTGGACAGGCAAAATTAAAAAGAAATAA
- a CDS encoding ABC-2 transporter permease: protein MIKQLVLKDMMMQRKLGFIGFICLLFLTIIDFGSDNFLVTLSITIPILGTIWSTSYEARNKSEKILNSLPLQRKEIVIAKYIFISILVVLGVIFSLLIGLIQLQNEHITGFTLWGEILGGITGGLVYSMIVLPIEFLVEYSSSKQAAYFMGIIVGGLSGVIVSSEWLDVENAWSTSLVVNICFIAGLILLYIMSMFFSIHLYNERDL, encoded by the coding sequence ATGATCAAGCAATTAGTTTTAAAAGATATGATGATGCAAAGAAAGTTAGGATTTATTGGTTTTATATGTTTGCTTTTCCTTACAATTATTGATTTTGGTAGCGACAATTTTCTTGTGACACTTAGTATAACTATACCTATCCTTGGAACAATATGGTCGACGAGTTATGAGGCTAGAAATAAGAGTGAAAAGATATTAAATAGTTTACCGCTTCAACGTAAGGAAATTGTCATAGCAAAATACATATTTATAAGTATTTTAGTTGTTTTAGGTGTGATTTTCTCACTTTTGATTGGTCTAATTCAGTTGCAAAATGAACATATAACTGGATTTACGCTGTGGGGAGAGATTCTTGGCGGAATAACGGGAGGATTGGTTTATAGCATGATCGTACTGCCAATTGAATTTTTAGTAGAATATAGCAGTTCGAAACAGGCGGCGTATTTTATGGGAATTATAGTTGGTGGATTAAGTGGAGTGATTGTAAGTAGTGAATGGTTAGATGTAGAGAATGCTTGGAGCACAAGTCTAGTCGTAAATATTTGTTTTATAGCAGGACTCATTCTTTTGTATATTATGTCCATGTTTTTCTCAATTCATTTGTACAATGAACGTGATCTGTGA
- a CDS encoding ABC-2 transporter permease — MRQLVYKDLFFFRAIWLVYLIMPLMFSFIEPIGETVFSLSCLLITISTSTILIGMDEKNNSDVIMNSLPLSRKDIVIARYISCAIFIAGSMLVTMFVIFLIRSVGVVGDIRAYHSDLYIEIPWYAVVRVAICSLVYIAVLFPSYYGTKSKMARGLFTGGAAMVGVIAGMFIGEGEMAALSFVEWVMIPSHFMWFLVGGMALANIYIFSMFLAIKIYGARDL, encoded by the coding sequence ATGCGTCAGCTCGTATATAAAGATTTGTTCTTTTTTCGGGCGATTTGGTTAGTGTATCTAATTATGCCACTAATGTTTTCTTTTATAGAGCCGATTGGTGAAACGGTATTTTCTTTAAGTTGTTTACTGATAACAATTTCCACATCAACAATATTGATAGGGATGGATGAAAAAAATAATAGTGATGTCATTATGAATAGTTTACCACTAAGTCGAAAGGATATCGTTATCGCTAGATATATTTCCTGTGCAATATTTATCGCTGGGAGCATGCTTGTAACGATGTTTGTTATTTTTCTAATACGAAGTGTTGGTGTCGTTGGTGATATTCGTGCATATCATTCGGATTTATATATCGAAATCCCTTGGTATGCCGTAGTTAGAGTGGCGATATGCTCTTTAGTTTATATAGCGGTGCTGTTTCCTAGTTATTACGGAACAAAATCTAAAATGGCACGCGGACTATTTACAGGTGGAGCGGCTATGGTAGGGGTTATTGCTGGGATGTTTATTGGTGAAGGAGAAATGGCGGCATTATCGTTTGTTGAATGGGTTATGATTCCTTCACATTTTATGTGGTTTCTAGTTGGGGGAATGGCATTAGCTAATATATATATTTTTTCTATGTTTCTTGCAATTAAAATATACGGAGCACGTGATTTGTAG
- a CDS encoding HAD family hydrolase — protein MKAIIFDFDGLIVDTETIWFHSFRDAVREYGGELPLEEFAKCIGTTDEVLYTYLNDQLKEKFNKSVLKEKVATLHKEKMRIPEARDGVKEYLEEAKEMGLKIALASSSSREWVIHFLEELQIREYFEVIKTREDVEKVKPDPALYRVAIEELGIKPSEAVVFEDSLNGLRAAVAAGLTCVVVPNDVTRNLPFENHHLRIESMREKSLKEVLQSIKKDRIS, from the coding sequence ATGAAAGCAATTATTTTTGATTTTGATGGATTAATTGTGGACACAGAAACGATATGGTTTCACTCTTTCAGAGATGCTGTTCGTGAATACGGCGGGGAACTACCTTTAGAGGAATTTGCGAAATGCATTGGAACAACAGATGAGGTACTTTATACATATCTAAATGATCAATTAAAAGAGAAGTTTAACAAAAGTGTATTAAAAGAAAAAGTGGCAACTTTACATAAAGAGAAAATGAGAATACCAGAAGCTCGTGACGGGGTAAAAGAATATTTAGAAGAAGCGAAAGAAATGGGATTAAAAATCGCACTAGCTTCTAGTTCTTCTAGAGAATGGGTTATTCATTTTTTAGAAGAGCTACAAATTCGAGAATATTTTGAAGTAATTAAAACGAGAGAAGATGTTGAGAAGGTAAAACCAGATCCAGCTCTTTATCGAGTTGCAATAGAAGAATTAGGAATTAAGCCATCTGAAGCTGTTGTATTTGAAGACTCATTAAATGGATTGAGAGCAGCAGTTGCAGCGGGATTAACGTGCGTTGTGGTACCTAATGATGTGACACGGAATTTACCGTTTGAAAATCATCATCTTCGAATTGAAAGTATGAGAGAGAAAAGTTTAAAAGAAGTGCTTCAAAGTATAAAAAAAGACCGTATTTCCTAA
- a CDS encoding PadR family transcriptional regulator: MHSQMLKGVLEGCILYIISQEEVYGYELSTKLNKHGFTFVSEGSIYPLLLRMQKEKLIEGTLKASSLGPKRKYYHITDKGLEQLEEFKQSWGMVSTTVNNLLQGE; the protein is encoded by the coding sequence ATGCACAGCCAAATGTTAAAAGGTGTATTAGAAGGTTGCATCCTATACATCATTTCACAAGAAGAAGTGTACGGATATGAACTGAGCACAAAATTAAATAAACACGGATTTACATTCGTAAGCGAAGGAAGCATCTATCCGTTATTATTACGTATGCAAAAAGAAAAATTGATCGAAGGCACATTAAAAGCTTCCTCACTCGGTCCAAAGCGAAAATATTATCACATAACCGATAAAGGATTAGAGCAGCTTGAAGAATTTAAACAAAGCTGGGGAATGGTTTCAACTACGGTAAATAACTTATTACAGGGGGAGTGA
- a CDS encoding lipoate--protein ligase family protein — translation MGKEKWCYINSGQCSPAFNMALDECLLNWQSEKKMPPTIRFYEWEVPTLTVGYFQRVEKDINMDVVNEKKYGFVRRQTGGRGVLHDKELTYSVIVSEDHPNMPKTVTEAYRVISQGLLDGFKALGLEAYYAVPKTEADRENLKNPRSGVCFDAPSWYEIVVEGRKIAGSAQTRQKGVILQHGSIPLEIDLDELYDLFLFPNERVKERMKSMFSSKAVAINELTDRTFTIEQLIKAFEVGFEKGLDVELVPYELTEEQLHEVQTLAKEKYESNEWNYKK, via the coding sequence ATGGGAAAAGAAAAATGGTGTTATATTAACTCTGGTCAATGTTCACCGGCATTTAATATGGCGTTAGATGAATGTTTATTAAATTGGCAAAGTGAAAAGAAAATGCCACCAACAATTCGTTTTTATGAATGGGAGGTACCAACATTAACAGTTGGGTATTTTCAACGTGTTGAAAAAGATATTAATATGGATGTAGTTAACGAAAAGAAATATGGATTCGTTCGTCGTCAAACAGGCGGCAGGGGTGTACTACATGACAAAGAGTTAACGTATAGTGTTATTGTGTCTGAAGATCATCCGAATATGCCGAAAACAGTTACAGAAGCGTATCGTGTTATTTCGCAAGGTTTATTAGATGGTTTTAAGGCATTAGGGTTAGAAGCATATTATGCAGTTCCAAAAACAGAAGCAGATCGTGAAAATTTAAAAAATCCACGTTCCGGCGTATGTTTTGATGCACCATCTTGGTATGAAATTGTAGTGGAAGGACGAAAAATTGCTGGTAGTGCTCAAACACGTCAAAAAGGTGTTATTTTACAGCATGGATCGATTCCATTAGAAATTGATTTAGATGAACTATATGATCTATTTTTATTCCCAAATGAACGTGTGAAGGAACGTATGAAGAGTATGTTCTCTTCTAAAGCAGTAGCAATTAATGAATTAACAGACCGTACATTTACGATAGAACAGTTAATTAAAGCGTTTGAAGTTGGCTTTGAAAAAGGATTGGATGTAGAACTTGTTCCATATGAATTAACAGAAGAACAGTTACATGAAGTTCAAACGTTAGCGAAAGAAAAGTATGAAAGTAATGAGTGGAATTATAAAAAATAA
- the splB gene encoding spore photoproduct lyase yields the protein MKPFMPKLVYFEPKALEYPLGKELYEKFTKMGLEIRETTSHNQIRNLPGENDLQKYRNAKATLVVGVRKTLKFDTSKPSAEYAIPLATGCMGHCHYCYLQTTLGSKPYVRVYVNLDEIFEKAQQYMDERAPEITRFEAACTSDIVGIDHLTYALKRAIEFIGESEHGRLRFVTKYSHVDHLLDAKHNGKTRFRFSINSRYVIKNFEPGTSPFEERIEAARKVAGAGYPLGFIVAPLYMHEGWEEGYRELFERLYNALKDMTIPNLTFELIQHRFTKPAKKVIQERYPNTKLEMDEEKRKYKWGRYGIGKYVYKKDDAAVLEETIRGYINEFFPNAEIQYFT from the coding sequence ATGAAACCATTTATGCCAAAACTCGTTTACTTTGAACCAAAGGCACTTGAATATCCGCTTGGAAAAGAGCTTTATGAGAAGTTTACGAAGATGGGATTAGAAATTCGTGAAACGACATCACATAATCAAATTAGAAATTTGCCAGGAGAAAATGATTTGCAAAAGTATCGTAATGCAAAGGCTACACTTGTCGTTGGAGTAAGGAAGACGCTAAAGTTTGATACGTCAAAACCGTCAGCTGAATATGCAATTCCGCTCGCAACAGGGTGTATGGGACATTGTCATTATTGCTATTTGCAAACAACACTTGGGAGTAAGCCTTACGTTCGCGTGTATGTGAATCTTGATGAAATATTTGAGAAGGCACAGCAATATATGGATGAAAGAGCACCTGAAATCACAAGGTTTGAAGCTGCTTGTACATCAGATATCGTTGGGATTGATCATTTAACATATGCATTAAAGAGGGCGATTGAATTTATTGGAGAAAGTGAGCATGGGCGTTTGCGTTTCGTTACGAAATATTCGCACGTTGATCATTTGTTAGATGCAAAACATAATGGGAAAACGCGTTTCAGGTTTAGTATTAATTCACGGTATGTAATTAAAAATTTTGAACCAGGGACATCACCGTTTGAAGAAAGAATTGAAGCTGCTCGTAAAGTAGCAGGCGCGGGTTATCCACTTGGTTTTATAGTTGCGCCACTTTATATGCATGAAGGATGGGAAGAAGGATATCGTGAACTATTTGAGCGACTGTACAATGCGCTGAAAGATATGACGATACCAAATTTAACGTTTGAATTAATTCAGCATCGTTTTACGAAACCAGCGAAAAAGGTTATTCAAGAGCGTTATCCAAATACGAAGCTTGAAATGGATGAAGAGAAGCGGAAGTATAAATGGGGACGATATGGCATCGGAAAATATGTATATAAAAAGGATGATGCAGCAGTATTGGAAGAAACGATAAGAGGTTATATAAATGAATTTTTTCCTAATGCAGAAATACAATATTTTACTTAA
- a CDS encoding ABC transporter ATP-binding protein produces the protein MLELKNVCKSYQDFAVKNISFALPRGYIMGFVGPNGAGKSTTIKMIMNLIRKDSGDIKIFGKDNKKAEKDIKQNIGFVYDENHYYEDLTCEQMKRIIAPLYKKWDEEQYQSYMHRLQVPKYKKIKELSKGMKMKFAIAIALSHHAEFIIMDEPTAGLDPVVRSELLDMLQEIVMEDEVSVLFSTHITTDLERIADYVTFINDGEIIFTGEKEDLMENYVIVKGSNDLLDREGKELFVGLRKNKFGFEGLANDKQAIIDWFGNEVVLEKPTLDDIIVYTAKGRGAYASARI, from the coding sequence ATGTTAGAGCTAAAAAATGTTTGTAAAAGTTATCAAGATTTTGCAGTGAAAAATATAAGTTTTGCATTACCACGAGGATATATTATGGGGTTTGTCGGACCAAATGGTGCTGGGAAAAGTACAACGATCAAAATGATTATGAATTTAATTAGAAAAGATAGCGGCGATATAAAAATTTTTGGCAAAGACAATAAGAAAGCCGAAAAGGACATAAAACAAAATATTGGTTTTGTATATGATGAAAATCATTATTACGAAGATTTAACGTGTGAACAAATGAAGCGTATTATTGCACCGTTATATAAAAAGTGGGACGAAGAGCAGTATCAATCGTATATGCATAGATTGCAAGTTCCAAAGTATAAAAAAATTAAAGAGCTATCTAAAGGGATGAAAATGAAGTTTGCGATTGCCATCGCACTTTCGCACCACGCAGAGTTTATTATTATGGACGAACCGACAGCAGGGTTAGATCCAGTTGTTCGAAGTGAATTACTCGATATGTTGCAAGAAATTGTAATGGAAGATGAAGTATCCGTATTATTCTCAACGCACATTACAACAGATTTAGAGCGCATTGCAGATTATGTTACGTTCATCAATGATGGAGAAATTATATTTACTGGTGAAAAAGAAGACTTAATGGAGAACTACGTAATCGTAAAAGGAAGTAATGATTTATTAGACCGAGAAGGAAAAGAACTATTTGTTGGATTACGAAAAAATAAATTTGGTTTTGAAGGTTTAGCGAATGATAAACAAGCAATCATAGATTGGTTTGGAAATGAGGTTGTACTAGAAAAGCCTACATTAGATGATATTATCGTTTACACCGCGAAAGGAAGAGGTGCCTATGCGTCAGCTCGTATATAA
- a CDS encoding TetR/AcrR family transcriptional regulator, producing the protein MKMTANRIKAVALSHFARYGYEGTSLANIAQEVGIKKPSIYAHFKGKEELYFICLESALQKDLQSFTGDIESFSNSSTEELLLKLLKGYAKRFGESEESMFWLRTSYFPPDAFREQIINKANVHIENVGKLLFPVFKRASEQDELHNIEVKDALEAFLCLLDGLMVELLYAGLNRFETRLDASWKVFWRGLSN; encoded by the coding sequence ATGAAAATGACAGCAAACCGCATTAAAGCTGTAGCACTTTCTCATTTCGCACGCTACGGCTATGAAGGAACTTCATTGGCAAATATTGCTCAAGAAGTTGGGATTAAAAAACCATCGATTTACGCACACTTTAAAGGAAAAGAAGAGCTATATTTCATATGCTTAGAATCTGCTCTTCAAAAAGATTTGCAGAGCTTCACAGGCGATATCGAAAGCTTTTCCAATTCGTCCACTGAAGAATTGCTTTTAAAATTATTAAAAGGGTATGCAAAACGATTTGGTGAAAGTGAAGAATCAATGTTTTGGTTACGAACTTCTTATTTTCCGCCTGATGCATTTCGCGAACAAATTATTAATAAAGCAAATGTACACATTGAAAACGTCGGAAAACTTTTATTCCCTGTATTTAAAAGAGCAAGCGAACAAGATGAGCTGCATAACATTGAAGTAAAAGACGCCTTAGAGGCTTTTCTATGCTTACTCGACGGTCTTATGGTTGAACTATTATACGCAGGTTTAAATCGTTTTGAGACACGTTTAGACGCTTCTTGGAAAGTATTTTGGCGCGGACTTTCAAACTGA
- a CDS encoding ABC-2 transporter permease codes for MQQLILKEFFLQRKMFLIYLILPIYGAFQNSIEPFQMAYVCFAICLLMISISLSNEEKNSTEKILVSLPFTRKDIVIAKYISTLFFMAFSLIITFVFFILPVFVLKENINIPWYAAFIAIFFSVLYAVMILPIKYSEDKRTVTMLGLVMLFPIIGLLGFMCNIFTDERLMLMIFRTSDMLLVISILSIGACVSYLASMFIAIVSFKKREL; via the coding sequence ATGCAGCAATTGATTTTGAAGGAGTTTTTCTTACAAAGAAAAATGTTTCTTATCTATTTGATCTTACCAATATACGGAGCATTCCAAAACTCTATAGAACCATTTCAAATGGCGTATGTTTGTTTTGCTATATGTCTTTTGATGATTTCAATCTCTTTATCAAATGAAGAGAAAAATAGTACGGAAAAAATATTAGTAAGTCTACCTTTTACTAGAAAAGATATTGTCATTGCGAAATACATATCGACACTATTTTTTATGGCATTCAGCTTAATCATTACATTCGTATTCTTTATACTCCCTGTATTTGTATTAAAAGAAAATATAAATATTCCTTGGTATGCAGCATTTATAGCTATTTTCTTTTCTGTTCTGTATGCTGTTATGATACTTCCTATAAAATATAGTGAGGATAAGCGAACGGTTACTATGCTGGGATTAGTTATGCTTTTTCCTATAATAGGTTTACTAGGATTTATGTGCAATATATTTACGGATGAAAGGCTTATGTTAATGATTTTTCGAACTTCAGATATGCTATTAGTTATTAGTATTTTGAGTATAGGCGCGTGTGTAAGTTATTTAGCTTCAATGTTTATAGCTATTGTGAGTTTTAAAAAGAGAGAGCTTTAA
- a CDS encoding DMT family transporter produces the protein MAWIYVIIAGIIEIFWVIGLKKAEAPLEWAGVALLITISFVLLFRAYKDLPVGTVYAVFTGIGAGGIVLTEIFIFGEPFSIVKVLLIGLIFFGVIGLKRVTEEKEAKEAA, from the coding sequence ATGGCATGGATTTATGTAATCATCGCTGGTATTATTGAAATATTTTGGGTGATTGGACTAAAAAAAGCAGAGGCACCACTTGAATGGGCTGGTGTTGCTCTATTAATTACAATTAGTTTCGTCTTATTATTTAGAGCTTATAAAGATTTACCTGTCGGCACTGTATACGCAGTCTTTACAGGAATCGGAGCTGGTGGAATCGTTCTTACAGAGATTTTCATCTTCGGAGAACCTTTCTCTATCGTAAAAGTTTTATTAATCGGTTTAATCTTCTTCGGAGTAATTGGTTTAAAACGAGTAACAGAAGAAAAAGAAGCGAAGGAGGCCGCATAA
- a CDS encoding DMT family transporter: protein MAWVFLILAGICEIIGVLFMKVATEKKGWAPKVILIANFGVSFFFLSLAMNTLPMGTAYAIWTGIGTAGSALLGILIFRESADWRRLAFLSCILCGAVGLKLLS from the coding sequence ATGGCTTGGGTATTTTTAATTCTAGCTGGTATTTGTGAAATTATTGGTGTACTCTTTATGAAAGTAGCCACTGAAAAGAAAGGCTGGGCACCAAAAGTTATTTTAATCGCTAACTTCGGCGTAAGCTTCTTCTTCTTATCTCTTGCGATGAACACATTACCGATGGGAACTGCTTACGCAATTTGGACTGGAATCGGAACTGCCGGAAGTGCACTTCTAGGCATTCTCATTTTCCGAGAATCAGCGGATTGGCGTCGTCTTGCTTTCTTAAGCTGTATTCTATGCGGCGCTGTTGGCTTAAAACTATTAAGCTAA
- a CDS encoding ABC-2 transporter permease: protein MKQLILKDFIIQWKFLIWYILYPVFFYMALTDTENLFIIMSVIITIGATVKTFEADSKNESEVIVNSLPILRKQIVYAKYIVAIIILFISVTVGCFTMGMKSGVNLFEFLETTMVASISFILLYLSFVLPISFWLGYKKTIFITIVIFMAPIVVLEALFQINLEQIQLYNSLLFISSMCMFIASTFVSVKIYEKREF, encoded by the coding sequence TTGAAACAACTAATTTTAAAAGATTTCATCATTCAATGGAAGTTTTTAATTTGGTACATACTGTATCCTGTTTTCTTTTATATGGCCTTAACAGATACGGAAAATCTGTTCATAATTATGTCCGTAATTATTACAATTGGAGCAACAGTAAAAACATTTGAAGCAGATAGTAAAAATGAGAGTGAAGTTATAGTAAATAGTTTACCAATATTGAGAAAACAAATTGTGTATGCGAAATATATAGTAGCAATTATTATTCTTTTTATAAGTGTAACGGTCGGTTGTTTCACGATGGGAATGAAGAGTGGGGTTAACTTATTTGAATTTCTTGAAACGACAATGGTTGCTAGTATTAGCTTTATTTTATTGTATTTAAGTTTTGTTTTACCAATATCCTTTTGGCTAGGGTATAAGAAAACCATTTTCATTACGATAGTAATATTCATGGCACCGATAGTTGTTTTAGAAGCTTTGTTTCAAATTAACTTAGAACAAATTCAACTATACAACAGCTTGTTATTCATTAGTTCCATGTGCATGTTCATAGCATCTACCTTTGTTTCAGTAAAAATATATGAAAAAAGAGAATTTTAA
- the mntR gene encoding transcriptional regulator MntR, which yields MPTPSMEDYIEQIYLLIDEKGYARVSDIAEALSVHPSSVTKMVQKLDKDEYLIYEKYRGLVLTTKGKKIGERLVYRHDLLEQFMRIIGVDESKIYNDVEGIEHHLSWEAIDRIGDLVQYFEQDTVRVETLRGVQRANEEKSN from the coding sequence ATGCCTACCCCTAGTATGGAAGATTATATTGAACAAATTTATTTGTTGATTGATGAAAAGGGTTACGCCCGCGTATCTGATATTGCTGAAGCGCTTAGTGTACATCCATCCTCTGTAACAAAAATGGTGCAAAAATTAGACAAAGATGAATATCTAATTTATGAAAAATATAGAGGGCTTGTATTAACAACAAAAGGTAAAAAAATCGGAGAACGTCTCGTATATCGTCATGACTTGCTAGAGCAATTTATGCGTATTATCGGTGTGGATGAAAGTAAAATTTACAATGATGTAGAAGGAATTGAACATCATTTAAGTTGGGAAGCGATTGATCGCATTGGTGATTTAGTGCAATACTTTGAACAAGATACAGTCCGAGTGGAAACACTTCGCGGTGTTCAAAGAGCAAATGAAGAGAAAAGTAATTAA
- a CDS encoding DUF3975 family protein, with translation MWKEQGKKILAWITLGIVILLQISFHIIESLFHKVLSILTFLPNMTIEMISIVWSIIASIAIVIIWSIAKLWNKLLKKDSTSEKE, from the coding sequence ATGTGGAAAGAACAAGGAAAGAAAATATTAGCATGGATCACACTTGGTATCGTCATTCTATTACAAATAAGTTTTCATATAATAGAATCATTGTTTCATAAAGTATTATCCATTCTCACATTCCTTCCTAACATGACAATTGAAATGATATCAATTGTTTGGTCCATTATCGCCTCCATTGCAATCGTCATTATATGGAGTATCGCCAAACTATGGAATAAGTTATTAAAAAAGGACAGTACTTCTGAAAAAGAGTAA